One Algibacter sp. L3A6 genomic region harbors:
- a CDS encoding efflux RND transporter periplasmic adaptor subunit produces MKKNNLYSILTLSLILVVFSCGNKTEQAAATQQAPPPAFPVTAIQQKTVTGYQEYPTNIEGIVNSDVRAKVSGYIQNVLVDEGQKVRKGQSLFRLETQSLSQDAGAAKARVNVAQVEVDKLIPLVEKNIISAVQLETAKANLAQAKATLSGVSANIGYATIKSPVDGYVGAINFREGALVSPNDSSPLTTVSDISQVYAFFSFNEAQYIDHLQRFEGQNKAERIKNSPDLSLVLANGKVYSETGRIQTSTGQINESTGTIKIRAAFDNPNEILTNGNSGKIRLPIEYKDAIIVPQSATFEQQKDIMVFTVDQDNKVKSNIIKVQGTVGNLYVVESGLNVGDKLIVSGIGKLRAGMPIAPQDTPFEEAIKPVAVLFKN; encoded by the coding sequence ATGAAAAAGAATAATTTATACTCGATATTAACACTAAGTCTTATTTTAGTTGTTTTTAGCTGTGGCAACAAAACAGAACAAGCTGCCGCAACGCAACAAGCGCCACCACCTGCATTTCCAGTAACTGCAATACAACAAAAAACAGTAACTGGTTACCAAGAATACCCAACAAATATTGAAGGTATTGTAAACAGTGATGTAAGAGCAAAAGTTTCAGGTTACATCCAAAACGTATTAGTAGATGAAGGTCAAAAAGTTCGTAAAGGGCAATCTTTATTTAGATTAGAAACACAGTCTTTAAGTCAAGATGCAGGTGCTGCAAAAGCACGTGTAAATGTGGCACAGGTGGAAGTAGATAAATTAATTCCTTTAGTAGAAAAAAACATTATTAGTGCGGTGCAATTAGAAACTGCGAAAGCTAATTTAGCACAAGCGAAGGCTACATTAAGTGGTGTATCTGCTAATATTGGTTATGCTACTATTAAAAGCCCAGTAGACGGTTATGTTGGAGCCATTAACTTTAGAGAAGGTGCATTAGTTAGCCCAAATGATAGCAGCCCATTAACAACGGTTAGTGATATTAGCCAAGTCTATGCCTTTTTCAGTTTTAATGAAGCACAATACATCGATCACTTACAAAGGTTCGAAGGACAAAACAAAGCTGAGCGTATTAAAAACTCTCCAGATTTAAGTTTAGTTTTAGCTAATGGAAAAGTTTATTCTGAAACAGGACGTATTCAAACCAGTACAGGACAAATTAACGAAAGCACAGGGACTATTAAAATTAGAGCGGCTTTCGATAATCCAAACGAAATTTTAACCAATGGAAACAGTGGTAAAATTAGACTTCCTATAGAATATAAAGATGCCATTATAGTACCACAATCTGCAACGTTTGAACAACAAAAAGACATCATGGTTTTTACTGTTGATCAAGATAATAAAGTAAAATCTAATATTATAAAAGTACAAGGTACAGTAGGCAACTTATACGTTGTAGAATCTGGACTTAACGTAGGCGATAAGCTTATTGTATCTGGAATTGGAAAATTGAGAGCAGGAATGCCTATCGCTCCGCAAGACACACCTTTTGAGGAGGCTATTAAGCCAGTAGCTGTATTATTTAAAAATTAG
- a CDS encoding GbsR/MarR family transcriptional regulator yields MKENICQKKMGLVEKLGVHLEAREQLAPVAARILAYVILTGKRGATFEDMVSILCASKSTISTHINHLQDLNKIEYFTKTGDRKKYFIINKDTIIQHVDRMISHWQEERSIHLEIKEYKEKQNDLKIEKEEDKFDLSFHNDYVKFIDEASSSVKELREKLINNQFHI; encoded by the coding sequence ATGAAAGAAAATATCTGTCAAAAAAAAATGGGCTTAGTTGAAAAACTAGGTGTGCATTTAGAAGCCAGAGAGCAATTAGCACCAGTTGCTGCTCGTATTTTGGCTTACGTTATTCTTACAGGAAAAAGAGGTGCCACTTTTGAAGATATGGTAAGTATTCTTTGTGCAAGCAAAAGTACCATCTCTACACATATTAATCACCTACAAGATTTAAACAAAATTGAATATTTCACAAAAACCGGTGATCGTAAAAAGTATTTTATAATTAATAAAGACACTATCATTCAACATGTTGACAGAATGATAAGTCATTGGCAAGAAGAACGCTCTATACATTTAGAAATTAAAGAATATAAGGAAAAACAGAACGATTTGAAAATTGAAAAAGAAGAAGATAAATTCGATCTAAGTTTTCATAACGATTATGTAAAATTTATAGATGAAGCTTCCTCTTCAGTAAAAGAATTAAGAGAAAAATTAATAAACAACCAATTCCATATTTAA
- the dinB gene encoding DNA polymerase IV, whose protein sequence is MSKNRSIVHMDLDTFFVSCERLLDSRLIGKPVLIGGTSDRGVVASCSYEARKFGVHSAMPMRLAKSLCPEAVVLRGNSGIYSNFSKDVTDVIKESVPLYEKSSIDEFYIDLTGMDKFFGCHKLASELRQRIMKETGLPISFGLSINKTVSKIATGEAKPNNEINILSGTEKPFLAPLSVRKIPMVGEVTYKSLCDLGVKRIQTVQDMPMDLMHKVLGKNGLSIWRKANGIDHSPVVQYQERKSISTERTFNKDTTDISKLKGIIVAMTENLAYQLRRGNKLTACVTFKIRYSDFQTYTQQQRIPYSAMDHNIIPVVLDLYKKLYNRRLLVRLIGVKFSHLVEGGHQVNLFEDNEKQIHLTEAIDKMRERFGDRAIMSAAGLEAKSISRWNPFNGEPPPLLPNRRR, encoded by the coding sequence ATGAGTAAAAACCGATCTATTGTTCACATGGATTTAGACACCTTTTTTGTGTCTTGCGAGCGCCTACTCGATAGTCGTTTAATAGGGAAGCCTGTGCTTATTGGTGGTACATCAGACCGTGGTGTTGTGGCGTCTTGCAGTTACGAGGCTCGAAAATTTGGTGTTCATTCTGCAATGCCTATGCGTTTGGCAAAATCACTTTGTCCGGAGGCTGTTGTTTTACGTGGGAATTCTGGAATTTACAGTAATTTCTCTAAAGATGTTACCGACGTTATTAAGGAGAGTGTGCCGCTTTATGAAAAATCATCTATAGACGAGTTTTATATCGATTTAACCGGAATGGATAAGTTTTTTGGTTGTCATAAATTGGCATCGGAATTACGACAACGCATCATGAAGGAAACCGGCTTACCTATTTCCTTTGGTTTATCTATTAACAAAACGGTTTCTAAAATAGCAACAGGAGAAGCGAAACCTAATAATGAAATCAATATTTTATCGGGTACCGAAAAACCTTTTTTAGCACCACTTTCTGTGCGTAAAATACCAATGGTTGGCGAGGTTACTTATAAATCACTTTGCGATTTAGGAGTAAAGCGAATTCAAACGGTGCAAGATATGCCAATGGATTTAATGCATAAAGTGCTTGGCAAAAACGGTTTAAGTATTTGGAGAAAAGCTAATGGTATAGACCATAGTCCGGTAGTGCAATATCAGGAACGTAAATCTATTTCTACCGAGCGTACTTTCAATAAAGATACTACCGACATCTCTAAGCTAAAGGGAATTATTGTAGCCATGACCGAAAATTTAGCTTACCAATTACGAAGAGGGAATAAGTTAACCGCCTGTGTTACTTTTAAAATTAGGTATTCCGATTTTCAAACCTATACCCAGCAGCAGCGTATTCCGTATAGCGCCATGGATCATAATATTATTCCGGTTGTTTTAGATTTGTACAAAAAACTATATAACCGTCGACTATTGGTGCGTTTAATTGGAGTGAAATTTAGCCATTTAGTAGAAGGAGGCCACCAAGTTAACTTGTTTGAGGATAATGAAAAACAAATTCATTTAACTGAAGCTATAGATAAAATGCGGGAACGTTTTGGCGATCGAGCAATAATGAGTGCTGCAGGTTTAGAGGCCAAAAGCATTAGCCGATGGAACCCGTTTAACGGAGAGCCGCCACCGCTTTTACCAAATAGAAGACGTTAG
- a CDS encoding prolyl oligopeptidase family serine peptidase: MKQLIALLCLAFTAFTFGQVNNESTLSIDEIMQGDDFVGYLPTSVSWADNSKSIYFSWNPDNDTIPSTYQVDIKSQKISKSSFEVLKQKSNLGEYSKNGQWMVYQKDGDLFLMNTSNYSKKQITNTIARESNPVFAGDEKSIVYKRDNNLFQWHISNGTITQLTNFKTGSEKEESKLSEKEQWLEDDQLQYFNILDKRKNETDARTYRNEQLVSNHPKPIFLEDKNLVDFDISADLNFVIYSLSIPQKHKNTNVPSYVTESGYTENLNARPKVGVTPNSYESWILNIKTGEAYQIKTDELSGIKDKPKYLKEYAENPSEYKDTFDDPRGVEIGSPVFSGNGKAIVNITSQDNKDRWIMLVNLEDGSLKQIDKQHDDAWIGGPGVGWFSRAEMGWIDESNVWFQSEKTGYSHLYAANINSGKIKALTQGEFEIQEVSLSKDHKTFFITSNKVSPHEQHFYHLPAKGGKMLQITSRQGGHEVTISPDETKLAIRYSYTNKPWELYVMPNKAGAKMTQLTESTTDAFKSYKWIDSEIINFTARDGEKVPATLYKPTEAKKNGAAVIFVHGAGYLQNVHRWWPGYFREYMFHNILVDNGYTVLAIDYRASKGYGRDWRTAIYRHMGGQDLDDQVDGAKYLVENQGIDKDRLGIYGGSYGGFITLMAMFNAPDTFKSGAALRSVTDWAHYNHGYTAPILNTPFEDPKAYQQSSPLYFAEGLKGNLLILHGMVDTNVHFQDVVRLSQRLIELKKEKWELAVFPLESHGFVEASSWSDEYRRIFKLFQETLN; this comes from the coding sequence ATGAAACAACTTATAGCACTTTTATGTCTTGCTTTTACAGCATTTACTTTCGGGCAGGTTAATAATGAATCCACCCTTAGTATTGATGAGATTATGCAAGGAGACGATTTTGTAGGTTATTTACCAACAAGTGTTAGCTGGGCCGATAACAGTAAGTCTATTTATTTTAGTTGGAATCCCGATAACGACACGATTCCGTCTACTTATCAAGTAGATATTAAATCCCAAAAAATAAGTAAATCATCGTTTGAAGTGCTTAAGCAAAAATCAAATTTAGGTGAATATTCCAAAAACGGACAATGGATGGTTTACCAAAAAGATGGCGATTTGTTTTTAATGAATACCAGTAACTATTCTAAAAAACAAATTACAAATACTATTGCTCGAGAGTCTAACCCTGTGTTTGCAGGTGATGAAAAATCGATTGTTTATAAGCGAGATAATAATTTGTTTCAATGGCATATTAGCAATGGTACCATTACGCAACTCACTAATTTTAAAACGGGAAGTGAAAAGGAGGAATCTAAACTTAGCGAGAAAGAGCAATGGCTAGAAGACGATCAATTACAATATTTTAATATCCTCGATAAGCGTAAAAACGAAACTGACGCCAGAACATATAGAAACGAACAATTGGTTTCTAATCATCCTAAACCTATATTTTTAGAAGATAAAAATTTGGTTGATTTTGATATTTCTGCCGATTTAAACTTTGTAATTTATAGCTTAAGTATTCCTCAAAAACATAAAAACACTAACGTACCTAGTTATGTTACCGAAAGCGGTTATACCGAAAATTTAAATGCTAGACCTAAAGTTGGGGTTACTCCAAATAGCTACGAATCTTGGATTTTAAATATTAAAACCGGAGAAGCCTATCAAATAAAAACCGATGAGCTAAGCGGTATTAAAGACAAACCAAAATACTTAAAAGAATATGCTGAAAATCCATCAGAATATAAAGATACTTTTGATGACCCGAGAGGTGTGGAAATAGGTAGTCCTGTGTTTTCTGGTAATGGAAAAGCAATAGTAAATATCACATCTCAAGATAATAAAGACCGCTGGATTATGTTGGTGAATCTAGAAGATGGAAGTTTAAAACAGATTGATAAACAACATGACGATGCATGGATTGGTGGCCCTGGAGTGGGTTGGTTTTCTCGTGCCGAAATGGGCTGGATAGACGAAAGTAACGTTTGGTTTCAGTCTGAAAAAACAGGCTATTCACACTTGTATGCAGCCAACATAAATTCGGGTAAAATAAAAGCGTTAACTCAGGGTGAATTCGAAATTCAGGAGGTTAGCTTATCAAAAGATCATAAAACCTTTTTTATAACAAGCAATAAAGTGAGTCCGCATGAACAACACTTTTATCACTTGCCTGCAAAAGGAGGCAAAATGTTACAAATTACATCGCGCCAAGGTGGGCATGAAGTAACCATTTCTCCAGATGAAACTAAGCTGGCTATTCGTTATTCTTACACTAATAAACCTTGGGAATTATATGTGATGCCTAACAAAGCTGGAGCGAAAATGACGCAGTTAACAGAGTCGACCACCGATGCTTTTAAATCTTATAAATGGATAGATTCCGAAATTATAAACTTCACTGCTCGCGATGGCGAAAAAGTTCCTGCAACACTGTACAAACCTACCGAAGCTAAAAAAAATGGTGCCGCCGTAATATTTGTTCATGGCGCAGGTTATTTACAAAATGTGCACCGTTGGTGGCCGGGTTATTTTAGAGAATATATGTTTCATAATATTTTGGTAGATAATGGTTATACGGTTTTAGCTATAGATTATAGAGCTAGTAAAGGTTATGGTCGCGATTGGCGAACCGCAATTTATCGCCACATGGGCGGGCAAGATTTAGACGACCAAGTAGATGGTGCTAAATATCTAGTAGAAAACCAAGGTATCGATAAAGATAGACTTGGTATTTACGGCGGATCTTACGGCGGGTTTATTACCTTAATGGCTATGTTTAACGCGCCCGATACTTTTAAAAGTGGTGCGGCGTTGCGCTCTGTAACAGATTGGGCACATTACAATCACGGCTATACAGCACCTATTTTAAATACACCTTTTGAAGATCCTAAAGCTTATCAACAAAGTTCGCCTTTGTATTTTGCTGAAGGTTTAAAAGGGAACTTATTAATACTTCATGGTATGGTTGATACCAATGTCCATTTTCAAGACGTGGTTCGATTATCTCAACGTTTAATTGAGCTGAAAAAAGAGAAATGGGAACTCGCTGTTTTTCCATTGGAAAGTCATGGGTTTGTTGAAGCTTCGAGCTGGTCCGATGAATACCGACGCATATTTAAGCTCTTTCAGGAGACGCTTAATTAA
- the nhaA gene encoding Na+/H+ antiporter NhaA gives MIKRVFLTPFQKFVKIESFSGILLMFATLLALVWSNSPYGDSYRELWQYDLGIVTETFEFKKPLILWINDGLMAIFFLLIGLEIKRELLIGELNTPKKIAFPLVGALGGMLVPVIFFLVLNQNPETTKGWGIPMATDIAFSLAILNVLGKRVPLSLKIFLTAFAIVDDIGAVLVIAIFYSGNINITLLLIALAMLAILYFLSYKGIYSKFIMFLFGIVIWFLFLKSGIHPTIAGILLAFSVPIRQKIDTSKFLVELENVYNNIKTASVLKKPILSHEQIGHVDNLNDWSAKFQSPLQHLEHSLHGWVAYFIIPIFALANAGVLISGSDNLDTALVINIIICLVLGKGIGITSIVFIAQKLKWIEVPSDISFKQIIGVAFLAGIGFTMAIFIASLAFVSTPEFIDSAKIGILIGSFISAIIGYVILRIGSNKEQKI, from the coding sequence ATGATTAAAAGAGTTTTCCTTACACCCTTTCAAAAATTTGTAAAAATTGAAAGTTTCAGTGGTATTCTACTCATGTTTGCTACACTTCTTGCTTTGGTTTGGTCAAATTCGCCATATGGGGATAGTTATAGAGAACTTTGGCAATACGATTTAGGAATTGTAACAGAAACTTTTGAGTTTAAGAAGCCTTTAATTTTATGGATTAACGATGGGTTGATGGCTATATTTTTCCTTTTAATTGGGTTAGAAATAAAACGCGAGCTACTAATAGGCGAACTTAATACCCCAAAAAAAATAGCTTTTCCCTTGGTTGGGGCTTTAGGGGGGATGTTGGTACCGGTAATTTTCTTTTTAGTTTTAAATCAAAACCCAGAAACTACTAAAGGTTGGGGTATACCCATGGCTACGGATATTGCGTTTTCATTAGCTATTCTAAACGTACTTGGTAAACGTGTACCTTTAAGTCTTAAAATATTTTTAACCGCATTTGCTATTGTAGATGATATAGGAGCTGTTTTAGTTATCGCAATTTTTTATAGTGGAAACATCAATATCACTTTATTGTTGATTGCACTAGCTATGCTTGCCATTTTATACTTCCTATCTTATAAAGGGATTTATTCTAAATTTATCATGTTTTTATTCGGAATTGTTATCTGGTTTTTATTCTTAAAATCTGGTATTCACCCAACCATAGCCGGTATTTTGTTAGCTTTTTCTGTACCAATTAGACAAAAAATTGATACTTCCAAATTTTTAGTAGAACTAGAAAATGTATACAATAATATTAAAACTGCTAGTGTGCTTAAAAAACCCATTCTCTCGCATGAGCAAATTGGCCATGTAGATAATTTAAATGATTGGTCGGCTAAATTTCAGTCGCCATTACAGCATTTAGAGCATAGTTTACACGGCTGGGTAGCCTATTTTATCATTCCTATTTTTGCGCTTGCAAATGCTGGTGTGTTAATTTCTGGTTCGGATAATTTAGATACCGCTTTAGTCATCAATATAATAATATGTTTAGTTTTAGGAAAAGGTATAGGGATTACTTCTATTGTATTTATTGCACAAAAATTAAAATGGATAGAAGTACCTAGCGATATTAGTTTCAAGCAAATTATAGGCGTTGCTTTTTTAGCGGGTATTGGTTTCACAATGGCTATATTTATAGCTAGTTTGGCATTTGTTTCTACACCAGAATTTATCGATTCTGCTAAAATCGGAATCCTTATTGGCTCGTTTATTTCGGCCATTATTGGTTACGTTATACTTCGTATAGGCTCCAATAAAGAACAAAAGATTTAA
- a CDS encoding efflux RND transporter permease subunit encodes MLKTFIERPVLSTVISIIIVVLGIISISSLPIEEYPDIAPPTIKVTASYAGANAETVLESVIIPIEEQINGVEGMSYITSTASNTGTAEITVYFDQEVDADIAAVNVQNRVSRASALLPQEVLQTGVITQKQETSALMFISMYSENESYDATFIQNYLKINVVPAMQRISGVGDVSLFSQQDYAMRIWLKPEKLATYGLIPSDITAALAEQNLEAAAGSLGQNNGEAFSYTLTYSGRFKNEQQYADIVIKALGNGEFLRLNDVATIELDAQSYAANAMSMGNPAVFMGIFQTKGSNAREIIENIKVTLESVKKDLPEGLDVFVPYDTSLFLNASIEKVISTLLEAFLLVFLVVFIFLQDFRSTLIPAIAVPVSIIGTFFFLNVFGYSINLLTLFALVLAIGIVVDDAIVVVEAVHAKMDEGEKNPKKATLVAMNEISGAIISITLVMAAVFIPVTFVTGPTGVFYEQFGVTLIIAILISAVNALTLSPALCALLLKSHKDDEELKSKGPLKRFYTLFNRGFNATIQRYGQSLQFLYKVKWVSPLLLILAIAGIFWASNTTPTGFVPNEDRGIIFANIALPEGSSLDRTDAVSRDLYGKIKDIEGIVAVNFIKGRSLINGTGSNYGFGIIKLADWADREDVATSVQSITGKLFGVAAGIKEANIIFFSPPSIRGFGNSAGFEVNLLDKFGGEFKDLDKANKDFAMALMSHPEVKYAQSSFSTNYPQYEMEVNVPLAKEKGVPINSIFSTLQGYIGGIYASDFSRFGKQFRVYIQALPDDRADVDDLNSMYVRTDSGEMTPITQFVKLERVYGPQSVTRFNLFNSTSITGATNDGFSTGDAIRVIEEEVAKLPNNYTVAYSGLTREEVSAGNQTMFIFGLSILFVFFLLSAQYESYLLPFAVILSLPFGVFGAYISTKFLGLENNIYFQISLIMLIGLLAKNAILIVEIALQKRRKGESIVEAAIDGAKSRLRPILMTSFAFILGLMPLVLAKGVGSEGNRSIGTGAVGGLLIGTILGVFVIPILFILFQWLQEKISSKPEVQTIEE; translated from the coding sequence ATGTTAAAAACATTTATTGAAAGACCCGTTCTTTCAACGGTAATTTCTATTATCATAGTAGTGCTTGGTATTATTAGTATATCGAGCCTACCCATAGAAGAGTATCCAGATATTGCACCACCAACCATTAAAGTAACGGCATCTTATGCAGGAGCCAATGCAGAAACGGTTTTAGAGAGTGTAATTATCCCGATAGAAGAGCAAATTAATGGTGTTGAAGGGATGAGTTATATCACTTCTACAGCATCTAACACTGGTACAGCAGAAATTACGGTTTATTTTGACCAAGAAGTCGATGCAGATATTGCAGCGGTTAACGTTCAAAACCGTGTATCAAGAGCAAGTGCTTTATTACCTCAAGAAGTACTACAAACAGGTGTAATAACACAAAAGCAAGAAACGAGTGCTTTAATGTTTATTTCAATGTATTCTGAAAATGAAAGCTACGATGCTACATTTATTCAGAATTACTTAAAAATAAACGTAGTACCTGCTATGCAACGTATTAGCGGTGTTGGAGATGTTAGTTTATTCTCTCAACAAGATTACGCTATGCGTATTTGGTTAAAACCTGAAAAATTAGCAACCTATGGTTTAATTCCTTCAGATATTACAGCGGCTTTAGCCGAACAAAACTTAGAAGCAGCTGCTGGTTCTTTAGGACAAAATAACGGTGAAGCCTTTTCATATACATTAACTTATAGTGGACGTTTTAAAAATGAACAACAATATGCAGATATTGTTATTAAAGCTTTAGGAAACGGAGAATTTCTTCGTTTGAATGATGTAGCAACTATAGAATTAGACGCGCAATCGTATGCAGCTAACGCTATGAGTATGGGGAATCCAGCGGTTTTTATGGGTATTTTCCAAACCAAAGGATCGAATGCAAGAGAAATTATTGAAAACATTAAAGTGACTTTAGAGTCGGTTAAAAAAGACCTTCCAGAAGGCTTAGATGTTTTTGTACCTTACGATACGAGTTTATTCTTAAATGCATCTATTGAAAAAGTAATTAGTACATTATTAGAAGCCTTTTTACTGGTATTCTTAGTAGTATTCATCTTCTTACAAGATTTTAGATCTACATTAATTCCAGCGATTGCCGTTCCGGTTTCTATAATTGGTACGTTCTTTTTCTTGAATGTTTTTGGATACTCAATAAACCTTTTAACGCTATTCGCGTTAGTACTCGCCATTGGTATTGTGGTGGATGATGCTATTGTGGTTGTAGAAGCCGTGCATGCTAAAATGGACGAAGGTGAAAAGAATCCTAAAAAAGCAACATTAGTAGCCATGAACGAGATTTCTGGCGCTATTATATCAATTACCTTGGTCATGGCAGCCGTATTTATTCCGGTAACGTTTGTAACAGGACCTACAGGTGTATTTTACGAGCAATTTGGGGTAACGCTAATTATTGCTATTTTAATTTCAGCAGTAAACGCATTAACTTTAAGTCCGGCATTATGTGCGCTTTTATTAAAGTCTCATAAAGATGATGAAGAGTTAAAAAGTAAAGGTCCATTAAAACGTTTTTACACACTTTTCAATCGCGGATTTAACGCAACAATACAACGTTACGGTCAATCACTTCAGTTTTTATACAAAGTGAAATGGGTATCTCCTTTATTATTAATTTTAGCTATTGCTGGAATTTTCTGGGCATCTAATACAACACCTACAGGATTTGTACCCAATGAAGATAGAGGTATTATTTTCGCAAACATTGCATTACCAGAAGGATCATCTTTAGACAGAACAGATGCTGTTTCTAGAGACTTATATGGTAAAATAAAAGATATTGAAGGTATTGTAGCTGTAAACTTTATTAAAGGTAGAAGTTTAATTAATGGTACGGGTAGTAACTACGGTTTTGGTATTATAAAACTAGCCGATTGGGCAGATCGTGAAGATGTTGCCACCTCTGTACAATCTATTACAGGTAAATTATTTGGAGTTGCCGCGGGTATAAAAGAAGCAAATATTATTTTCTTCTCACCTCCAAGTATTCGTGGTTTTGGTAATTCAGCAGGTTTTGAGGTAAATTTACTAGATAAATTTGGTGGTGAATTTAAAGACTTAGATAAAGCGAATAAAGATTTCGCGATGGCTTTAATGTCACACCCAGAAGTAAAATATGCACAATCGTCTTTCAGTACAAACTATCCACAATACGAAATGGAAGTTAATGTACCATTAGCAAAAGAAAAAGGTGTACCTATTAACAGTATATTCTCAACTTTACAAGGTTATATTGGTGGAATTTACGCTTCAGATTTCTCTCGATTCGGGAAACAATTTAGAGTGTACATTCAAGCTTTACCAGATGACAGAGCAGATGTAGACGATTTAAATAGTATGTACGTTCGTACAGATTCTGGTGAAATGACGCCAATTACACAGTTTGTAAAATTAGAGCGTGTATATGGTCCACAATCAGTAACTCGTTTTAACTTATTTAATTCTACATCTATAACTGGTGCTACAAACGATGGGTTTAGTACAGGTGATGCGATTAGAGTTATTGAAGAGGAAGTTGCAAAATTACCTAATAATTACACCGTTGCTTATTCTGGTTTAACACGAGAAGAAGTAAGCGCAGGTAACCAAACCATGTTCATTTTCGGATTAAGTATTCTATTTGTATTTTTCTTATTAAGTGCACAATATGAAAGTTACCTATTACCATTTGCTGTAATTTTATCATTACCATTTGGAGTATTTGGAGCTTATATAAGTACCAAGTTCTTAGGGTTAGAAAACAACATTTACTTCCAAATTTCTTTAATAATGCTTATTGGTTTATTAGCCAAAAACGCCATTCTTATTGTAGAAATTGCACTGCAAAAACGAAGAAAAGGCGAAAGCATTGTAGAAGCAGCTATCGATGGAGCAAAATCACGTTTACGTCCTATTTTAATGACCTCATTTGCATTTATCTTAGGTTTAATGCCGTTAGTATTAGCAAAAGGTGTAGGATCTGAAGGAAATAGATCTATTGGAACAGGTGCCGTTGGAGGTTTACTTATAGGAACCATTTTAGGAGTCTTTGTCATTCCTATCTTATTTATATTATTCCAGTGGTTACAAGAAAAAATTTCTAGTAAACCAGAAGTACAAACTATTGAAGAATAA